The sequence ctgattttgaTGTGTTGCACAGATGTCCTGATTTCAACTTTGGAGCAGTGGAATACAGATCCATTTCAGCAATACAGAACATATTTTCCCTCAGTAATACTTGAGGCAGTGCCCGAATTATTTGTAGTAAGGACACAGAAATCAGTATCATGATGAAATTAGGTTGATGCGTGGGAAAAAGAACCCAGAGTTTAATTGAGagggtttgtttcttttcctgcGAGAGCTGGGTATTCCGCCTGAAACGAAATGGGGAGTGAGGACTGGCCTGACTAATGGTGCCCTGAGTGCTGCGGGCAGAGGGACGGCGACCTTAGGACTACCAGCAGCTCCCAGGAGTGTCTGCCTCCTTGTTTCAGCAGGGCATGGAAGGGGGGGCATTCCTGACCAGCATCACCAAAATTTCCAATTGTGGGGTGGGCGTGGGGTTTGCTGTCAGTTGTGTTTGCATGCACCACCTTAACTCCAGTTTCTCCTCTTCCTGTTTTGTCTTTAGATATTATAATCAATGGATAAAGTGGGAAAGATGTGGAATAACTTCAAATACAGGTGTCAGAATCTCTTCAGTCACGAGGGAGGGAGCCGTAGTGAAAATGTGGACATGAACTCCAATAGATGTTTGTCTGTGAAAGAGAGAAACATCAGTACAGGAGACTCAGCTCCTCAGCAACAAAGCAGTCCCTTAAGAGAAAACGTTGCCTTACAACTGGGATTAAGCCCTTCCAAGAATTCTTCAAGGAGAAACCAAAACTGTGCCACTGAAATTCCTCAGATTGTTGAAATAAGCATTGAAAAGGATAATGATTCCTGTGTCACCCCAGGAGCGAGACTTGCAAGAAGGGATTCCTACTCTCGGCATGCTCCATGGGGTGGGAAGAAAAAACATTCCTGTTCTACAAAGACACAGAGTTCATTGGATACTGATAAAAAGTTCGGTAGAACTCGAAGCGGACTTCAAAGGAGAGAGAGGCGGTATGGTGTGAGCTCTGTGCATGACATGGACAGCGTGTCCAGCAGAACTGTGGGGAGCcgctctctgagacagaggttgCAGGACACTGTGGGCTTGTGTTTTCCCATGAGAACTTACAGCAAGCAGTCAAAACCCCTCttttctaataaaagaaaaatacaccttTCTGAATTAATGCTTGAGAAATGCCCTTTTCCTGCTGGCTCAGATTTAGCCCAAAAATGGCATTTGATTAAACAGCATACAGCCCCTGTGAGCCCACACTCGACATTTTTTGATACGTTTGACCCATCCTTGGTTTCCACGGAAGATGAAGAAGATAGGCTTCGAGAGAGAAGACGGCTCAGTATTGAAGAGGGGGTTGACCCTCCGCCCAATGCACAAATACATACCTTTGAAGCCACCGCACAGGTTAATCCGTTATATAAACTGGGACCAAAGTTAGCTCCTGGAATGACTGAAGTAAGTGGGGACAGTAGTGCAATTCCACAAGCTAATTGTGACTCAGAAGAGGACACTACCACCCTGTGTCTGCAGTCACGTAGGCAGAAGCAACGTCAGGTGTCCGGAGACAGCCATGCCCACGTTAGCAGACAGGGAGCTTGGAAAGTCCATACGCAGATCGATTACATACACTGCCTCGTGCCTGACTTGCTCCAGATTACAGGGAATCCCTGTTACTGGGGAGTGATGGACCGTTACGAAGCAGAAGCCCTCCTTGAAGGGAAACCTGAAGGCACATTCTTGCTCAGGGACTCTGCGCAAGAGGACTACCTCTTCTCTGTGAGCTTCCGTCGCTACAACAGGTCCCTGCATGCCCGAATTGAACAGTGGAATCACAACTTTAGTTTTGACGCCCATGACCCTTGTGTATTTCACTCCTCCACTGTAACAGGACTTTTGGAACATTATAAAGATCCCAGTTCTTGCATGTTTTTTGAACCCTTGCTTACTATATCACTAAACAGGACTTTCCCTTTTAGTCTGCAGTATATCTGCCGTGCAGTAATCTGTAGATGCACTACGTATGATGGAATTGATGGGCTTCCTTTACCATCAATGTTGCAGGATTTTTTGAAAGAGTATCATTACAAGCAAAAAGTTAGAGTTCGCTGGTTAGAACGAGAACCAGTCAAGGCGAAGTAAACTCTCCTGCCCCCAGTGGGCATTATCTAGATCTGCTTTTCTGTGCACCAGACAGTACACCTATAGCAAGCACACGTGTCAGTGTTAGGTGTCTTTCAGTGCAGTATGTAGGCTTAGTGTTAGTATCTGTCAGATGCGATCTGCTGTTACTTCCTCAGATAAATGTGGTGCCTATTTGAGACAACAGAGGACAGAGCTACAGGTGTTGAGTAAGGCTGCGAAGGCATTTTGTCCATCGAGCGAACGGTTTGGTTTATAATGACTGTTGCAATTGAGTGAAGCAACTCGGGGGCATTTGCTATGAAGAATTCTATTTCTTACTGAAGAACAAATTATTAATATTGGAAGAGTATTTCAACAGTGTGACTAATGtttgaaattgttattttttctaagaatttttctatAACCTTCCAAAAGTAGCGCTGTTTGTAGTTACTATAGATCAAGCTTTGGAAGTCCAAAAAATAAAGACTGCCTtccttgaagaaaaaagaaaaatgcaattttcTGGCCAGAAGGGCAGAGTGCAGTTCACTTAAGTGTTGATAGAGTTTATAGTCAGTCTCCGGTCTCTTCTGCAAAAGGTACTGTTAAGCCAACCAGGTTTTCTAAATAGTTGCTTTTAAAAGTTCAGGCTTATAAAGTTGGTAGTCGATTTATTTCAAGGCCTTaggtattcattttattttgaatgagtGCTTTAACGTAAAACACATTGGGAAGAGCTGCGGTGTAGTCCTGTGTGTGAGTTCTTAAGTTAGTGTGTGTGGTCTACTCGTTGATTAGTTAGAAGTTGGATCTTTTCCTGTGCCCATGATGCGTTTGTGAACCATGAAGAACGTGAGACTAGAAGATGCCCAAACAAGTCCGTATATGATAACAGCGGTGGTGGCTGATGTTGAGATGATTTTTAAACTGCAGTGAACAATTTGGACGGCACTGTTTAGCTCTTTGTTGTAAACGCTCGTAGCTGAATTGCTTAAGTACAATTTGTAGAATTTCAGTGCAGTTAATTTCTAATGGAAAATCCGAAACCCTAATTGCAGATTTAAAAGGTACTGTACAACTGTTGTATCTGTAAATAACTTTACTTAGCACCTTTTTGTCACTTAGAATATTATGCAATACTAATTAAGTGAGCTATTTTGGAAGTAATACCAAGTCCTAGTGTTTGCTTCTTAGTATTGAACTGAATTTACAGTTCTGTCCTAGACATTTTGCACTAGTCAAATCCATTCTTGTGTCTTTTTGTTAATGTGCTCTGTACCACTGGTGAGTGCTCCTTGGTTTCCTTACCTGCTGCTACAGAAAGTTCTTTTACATCCTGATGGCTATTGCCAAggctacaaaaaagaaaagctatattTGTATGCAACACTAACCCTTTGACTGCTAATGTACGTTTCTGCTTGCTGTGCCTTGTTATGGCTGCTTTTTTGTGCTAATAAAGTACGTTTGGTGTTCTTGTATATCTGCTGTTTTATACATTTGCAACAATTTCTCTTGTAAATGGAATGGTATGGGGTTTTTAAATAAGCATTACCTGCCAACCTACTATAGTTAATGCAGAATTACTGTACAGTCTAATACTGACTTATTCTCGGTAAGCTAACTCTAAATTTAATGCTACTCCTCTTTCCAATCGTCATCACATGTACTGTGGAACAGTATCTCTAGTTACTGCAGTTACTGTACAGTTTAGATTATAacacaaaatgacagagaaatacTGACTCACCTATTGATTTCTCTGCGTATAGATGGAAGATTTAAACTATCAATGATGTGTTATAATAAATGGATATCTTTAGCCTTCCACTTCATCAGAAACAAGTTAAATGAAGTCTTGTAAGCTGATAATATCACATCAGCGCCATTTATTGGTTTGGGGACCATTTTTATTAATCATAAATGCCCAAAATACAGAACTTTAACCAAAGACTTgtccatttttaaagcaaaatgggGATTGAGGGGACTTAAAATTCCTGTTATTTCTAATAGAAGTCCCTAAGGAATATATACCAAAGTGTTCGAGAACGTCATCCAAACCTACTTTAAAGCATATGTGCAATTAAGTTGTTATGACATAATTATATTGCATAATTGTTGGGTCCGTTTTCTTGAGCTTATAATGTATCTGGAAAATAatctcttggggaaaaaaaagtccttactGATTACTGGAGAAAGATGATATATGCAAGCAAGATCTTGTTTTAAAGAGGAAACTTGAAACTCCAAGAAAGCACTTGATGTTTTATATGCTTGTAGCAAATTGATGTTCTAATTGtagttttatagaaaatattaatgCTTTTATGTATTTCAGAACTTTCATATGTTAAATGGAAATtgttttaaatgtgtaaatattaGAGTTTTATGTAAGCATGTATACACTGTGCTAAAAGTCACATGTTTCAGTTTGTGTGTAATATTAATATGCAacctttggtttaaaatttttttctcaaaaaattagtgGCTTacgttttaaaaaagaaaaatcaccagcATGATATTGCACCTTAGTCTATATTCACTGTGTCTTTTTCTGAACCCCATTGTAGCTTGTCAACTAAATATCTGTTTTCATGGTCTTTTTGAAGTGCGTTTTAATACAAACCAGGAAATTCTTTAGAAGTTTGGACACATCTTCATAGTAAAGTAATTAACAGTGCAAGGAAAGGTTGGTCTGATTCCTATCCATTATCATTCTTTcttgcattcattcattaattcattcattatcTCTCTTTATCTGTGTATATCTGtattcacacatgcacacacgtatgATGTTAATATTACTTTAAACAATATTATCATCAtctcatttaaaatcatttagaGGCCTtattctatacacacacacacactattcttGTACTATTCAAATTTGATTAGCCACACCTAAAGTTTAGTTTTGCTGATACAGTCACATTTATAATATACTCAAAACAAGAAAGCATGCATCAGTATTTCCTAGCTAAACAcagtaaaaaatatttgaagaagaaacAGCTTGATATAAATATAGTTATTAAGAGTCATTGTTAAATGTATATTTCTTCAACAATAATTGAGCCCAAATAATCATACTCCACAAACTGTTCCTGTTCTTATGGTCCATTGGAAGGTTTACATAAGATTTATAATGTCTTGAGCCACAAAAATTGAAACTTGAATTCTTTGCTTCACTTTGACAAAATTCAGAGTTTATGAGCCTTTTTACTTGACATTTTGATCTGGTTGCTATTCATTTTTATCTCAAGTTGCCTTTGCTACCTGGCACTGAATACTAGTTTGGCCAGTTTTATTGAGATTGGTCTTAGTAGactaattctttatttttgtagtaaagaaaactataaagctgCTTTTTGGTAGAGGCACAGAGGCTGTGAGTGAGTCAGCACTCTCACAGGAGAGATGGCAGAGCCGTATCTTGGAGTGTGTTAACACAGGGGAACTCACACC comes from Neovison vison isolate M4711 chromosome 8, ASM_NN_V1, whole genome shotgun sequence and encodes:
- the SOCS5 gene encoding suppressor of cytokine signaling 5, whose product is MDKVGKMWNNFKYRCQNLFSHEGGSRSENVDMNSNRCLSVKERNISTGDSAPQQQSSPLRENVALQLGLSPSKNSSRRNQNCATEIPQIVEISIEKDNDSCVTPGARLARRDSYSRHAPWGGKKKHSCSTKTQSSLDTDKKFGRTRSGLQRRERRYGVSSVHDMDSVSSRTVGSRSLRQRLQDTVGLCFPMRTYSKQSKPLFSNKRKIHLSELMLEKCPFPAGSDLAQKWHLIKQHTAPVSPHSTFFDTFDPSLVSTEDEEDRLRERRRLSIEEGVDPPPNAQIHTFEATAQVNPLYKLGPKLAPGMTEVSGDSSAIPQANCDSEEDTTTLCLQSRRQKQRQVSGDSHAHVSRQGAWKVHTQIDYIHCLVPDLLQITGNPCYWGVMDRYEAEALLEGKPEGTFLLRDSAQEDYLFSVSFRRYNRSLHARIEQWNHNFSFDAHDPCVFHSSTVTGLLEHYKDPSSCMFFEPLLTISLNRTFPFSLQYICRAVICRCTTYDGIDGLPLPSMLQDFLKEYHYKQKVRVRWLEREPVKAK